Proteins co-encoded in one Vibrio fortis genomic window:
- the lapB gene encoding lipopolysaccharide assembly protein LapB translates to MLELLFLLLPIAAAYGWYMGNRNAQQEKQKQSHQISRQYVTGLNLLLSDQSDKAVDHFIELLQVDNETIDTHLALGNLFRSRGEVDRAIRIHQNLISRSGLTIDQKNLALQQLAKDYMASGFLDRAEKIFEQLVDEPEHKESALQQLVSIYQQTREWSKAIQYGNVLIKISKKKLKMRATVAHFWCEMAMQEQAEGNKSKAIQHFKKALSEDPKCVRASIALSKLHLANEEYKKTIEYLESVIDQDIDFISEVLPTLADCYHHLGQEAQLVEFLKTCIQRKAGVSAELMLAQLVAQHEDIGSAQELLTKQLLKNPTMKGFYRLIDYHIAEAEEGRAKNSLTTLQSMVGEQLKMKPHYRCRKCGFSTHSLYWHCPSCKGWGTIKPIRGLDGE, encoded by the coding sequence ATGTTAGAGTTACTGTTCTTACTTTTACCCATTGCAGCTGCTTACGGTTGGTATATGGGTAATCGTAATGCTCAGCAAGAAAAGCAAAAGCAATCTCATCAGATATCTCGTCAGTATGTGACAGGTCTGAATCTACTTTTATCTGATCAGTCAGATAAAGCGGTAGACCACTTTATTGAACTGCTTCAAGTTGATAACGAAACGATTGATACACACCTAGCGTTAGGTAACCTGTTTCGTTCTCGAGGGGAGGTTGATCGCGCTATTCGAATCCACCAAAACCTTATTTCCCGTTCAGGTCTTACTATTGACCAAAAAAATCTCGCACTACAGCAACTTGCAAAAGACTACATGGCTTCAGGCTTTTTAGACCGAGCAGAGAAAATCTTTGAGCAACTCGTTGATGAACCTGAGCATAAAGAGAGTGCGCTTCAACAGTTGGTTTCTATCTACCAGCAAACTCGAGAATGGAGTAAAGCCATTCAATATGGCAATGTGCTGATTAAAATTAGCAAGAAGAAGCTTAAGATGCGTGCTACGGTTGCTCATTTCTGGTGTGAAATGGCGATGCAAGAGCAGGCTGAAGGTAATAAATCAAAAGCGATACAGCACTTTAAAAAGGCACTCAGCGAAGATCCTAAATGTGTTAGGGCTAGCATTGCATTATCTAAACTTCATTTAGCCAATGAAGAATATAAGAAGACGATCGAATATCTTGAATCTGTTATCGATCAAGACATCGACTTTATCAGTGAAGTACTGCCGACTTTAGCGGATTGTTATCATCACTTGGGGCAGGAAGCTCAACTTGTAGAATTCCTCAAGACTTGCATTCAAAGAAAAGCAGGCGTATCCGCTGAGTTAATGTTGGCACAATTGGTTGCTCAGCATGAAGACATCGGCTCTGCACAAGAGCTTCTGACGAAGCAACTTCTTAAAAACCCTACCATGAAAGGCTTCTATCGATTGATTGATTATCATATTGCAGAAGCAGAAGAGGGTCGCGCTAAAAATAGTCTGACCACTTTACAATCTATGGTTGGCGAACAATTAAAAATGAAGCCTCACTACCGCTG
- a CDS encoding LapA family protein yields MKIIKIVAVIALFLIALALGSQNQTIVNFNYLLAQGDFHLSTLLGVVFVSGFGLAWIVFGSMHMKSQLQIHRLKKKLNKQSKQVAVESKA; encoded by the coding sequence ATGAAAATTATAAAAATAGTCGCTGTTATTGCACTTTTCCTAATTGCACTGGCTTTAGGCTCTCAAAACCAAACTATCGTGAACTTCAACTATCTGCTTGCCCAAGGTGACTTCCACCTATCTACATTACTTGGTGTAGTATTTGTATCGGGTTTTGGTCTAGCATGGATTGTGTTTGGTAGCATGCACATGAAATCTCAGCTACAGATCCATCGTTTAAAGAAAAAGCTAAACAAGCAATCAAAGCAAGTCGCTGTAGAATCAAAAGCTTGA
- the ihfB gene encoding integration host factor subunit beta: MTKSELIERLCAEQTHLSAKEIEDAVKDILEHMASTLESGDRIEIRGFGSFSLHYREPRIGRNPKTGDKVELDGKYVPHFKPGKELRERVNTGM; the protein is encoded by the coding sequence ATGACTAAGTCTGAATTAATTGAAAGGCTATGCGCTGAGCAAACGCATCTTTCTGCAAAAGAAATTGAAGACGCTGTAAAAGACATTTTAGAGCACATGGCTTCAACATTAGAAAGTGGTGATCGCATCGAAATTCGTGGTTTTGGTAGCTTCTCGCTGCACTACCGTGAGCCTCGCATTGGCCGTAACCCAAAAACGGGTGACAAAGTAGAGTTAGACGGTAAATACGTTCCTCACTTCAAACCTGGTAAAGAGCTACGCGAGCGAGTAAATACAGGAATGTAG